A single region of the Epinephelus fuscoguttatus linkage group LG14, E.fuscoguttatus.final_Chr_v1 genome encodes:
- the LOC125900769 gene encoding claudin-20 produces MASTGMQIFGFVLALLGIMGAMVATLLPNWKVSADVGSNIITAISQMQGLWMDCTWYSTGMFSCTLKYSVLSLPAYLQTARTTMVLCCVMAAMGLCLASLGLKCTRWGGGRRSKRHAAIASGGCFVAAGFLCLVPASWFTNEVITNFLDSSVPESNKFEPGGAVYVAFVSAGFLFVGGSIFCMSCSGKRHGPQDLVLLPPPDKLLLQQQQQQQQLLQQQQELQHQYCSLSPLDNKTGYSLQDYV; encoded by the coding sequence ATGGCGTCCACGGGCATGCAGATATTTGGATTTGTCCTGGCGCTGTTGGGCATCATGGGTGCTATGGTGGCCACTCTGCTGCCCAACTGGAAGGTCAGCGCAGATGTGGGCTCCAATATCATCACAGCGATTTCCCAGATGCAGGGTCTGTGGATGGACTGCACATGGTACAGCACAGGCATGTTCAGTTGCACACTTAAGTATTCGGTGCTTTCACTACCTGCGTACTTGCAGACTGCCCGCACCACTATGGTGCTCTGCTGCGTGATGGCTGCCATGGGCCTCTGCCTTGCATCCCTGGGACTAAAATGCACACGCTGGGGCGGTGGACGGCGTTCCAAGCGGCACGCCGCAATTGCCAGTGGTGGCTGCTTCGTCGCTGCAGGCTTTCTGTGCCTGGTGCCTGCTTCCTGGTTTACCAACGAGGTCATCACCAACTTCCTGGACTCCAGTGTGCCCGAGAGCAATAAGTTTGAGCCTGGGGGTGCTGTGTATGTGGCCTTTGTATCAGCAGGATTTCTTTTTGTTGGGGGGTCCATCTTCTGTATGTCCTGCTCGGGGAAGAGGCATGGACCCCAGGACCTGGTCCTGCTTCCTCCCCCTGACAAATTGctgctccagcagcagcagcagcagcaacagctgctccagcagcagcaggagctccAGCACCAGTActgctctctctccccattAGACAATAAGACTGGCTACAGCCTGCAGGACTATGTGTAA